One Gossypium hirsutum isolate 1008001.06 chromosome A11, Gossypium_hirsutum_v2.1, whole genome shotgun sequence genomic window carries:
- the LOC107923889 gene encoding pleiotropic drug resistance protein 3 isoform X1 encodes MTLLLGPPGCGKTTLLQALSGKLNPSLKVTGEISYNGYKFTEFVPQNTSAYISQYDLHISEMTVRETLDFSARCQGIGDRADMLKEISRREKQSGIVPEPDIDTFMKAISVEGLKGTLQTDYILKILGLDICADTIVGDAMNRGISGGQKRRLTTGEMIIGPNKALFMDEISTGLDSSTTFQIVTCLQQLTHITEATLLVSLLQPAPETFDLFDDIILMAEGKIVYQGPRSSVQEFFEHCGFRCPERKGVADFLQELLSEKDQAQYWYRKDQPHSFVSVDNFIVAFKKFHAAQKLNEELCTPFNRRESHKSALSFNMYSMGKWELLKTCMAREWLLMKRNSFVHIFKSSQLVVIALMTMTIFIRTRVKLDLVHASYYLGSLFYALIRLMTTGITELALTVSRLSVFYKQRDFYFYPAWAYSIPAAILKIPFSLMDAFLWTALTYYVIGYSPEPERFFRLLFLLFLVHQMAISLFRLIASVVRDPPFAANFSLFTLLVIFLFSGFIIPRPLLPAWVKWGFWLSPLAYSEIGVAVNEFLAPRWQQVSSSNATLGQQVLEKHGLNFSDYYYWISVGALIGFWMIFNIGFTFALSLLKPPGSSRAIISHERFFYLKAKEDLSDTALQKELPSVDSLTERKVKGMVLPFKPITISFKDVQYFVDTPKKLREQGYPQRLQLLQDITGAFRPGVLTALMGVSGAGKTTLMDVLSRRKTGGYIEGDIRIGGYPKVQETYARISAYCEQTDIHTPMITVEESVMYSARLRLPTEINKHTRLEFVAEVLQMIELDEIKDALVGIPHVSGISPEQRKRLTIAVELVSNPSIIFMDEPTSGLDARAAAIVMRVVKNIVNTKRTIVCTIHQPSIDIFESFDELILMKRGGQMIYSGELGQHSSRLIEYFEGIPGVPKIKENHNPATWMLEVTSPPVEAQLGIDFACIYKESHLYKRNKEIVKSQSLPAQGSEKLQFSTPFPQNGWEQLKACLWKQHLSYWRSPKYNLVRLAFIILSSLLYGVLLRQKGQHLHDEQDFFNIIGLMYVFMIFTGISSCSSVLPFVSTQRTIIYRERFSRMYSSWAYSLAQVIIEIPYIFLEAVLFLTITYPAVNFYGSAYKVFWYFYTVFCTLLYYKYLGMMLVSLTPTFQVATIFASLCYTLFSLFSGYLIPGPQFPKWWVWGYWISPTSWSLKGLLTSQYGDIEEEIMAFGEQKALNTFLDSQYGYKHRDLPIIAVVLLAFPLVFASVFTYGIAKLNYQRR; translated from the exons ATGACTCTATTGCTTGGCCCTCCAGGCTGCGGAAAGACCACCTTGTTACAAGCACTTTCAGGGAAGCTTAATCCATCTCTCAAG GTCACAGGGGAAATATCCTACAATGGTTACAAGTTCACAGAGTTTGTGCCTCAGAATACATCAGCTTACATAAGTCAATATGACCTACACATTTCTGAAATGACTGTAAGAGAAACACTTGACTTCTCAGCTCGTTGCCAGGGCATTGGAGACAGAGCAG atatgttaaaagaaatcaGTAGAAGGGAGAAGCAATCTGGCATTGTTCCGGAACCAGATATAGACACATTCATGAAG GCAATTTCTGTTGAAGGATTAAAAGGAACTCTCCAGACAGACTATATATTGAAG ATTCTTGGACTGGACATTTGTGCCGATACTATAGTGGGAGATGCAATGAACAGAGGTATCTCAGGAGGTCAAAAGAGAAGGCTGACAACAG GGGAAATGATAATCGGTCCAAATAAAGCACTCTTTATGGATGAAATATCAACTGGCTTGGACAGCTCCACTACCTTCCAAATAGTTACCTGTTTACAGCAACTAACCCACATTACAGAGGCAACACTTCTAGTATCACTTCTTCAACCGGCACCAGAGACCTTTGATCTCTTTGATGACATTATTCTGATGGCAGAAGGAAAGATTGTATACCAAGGACCACGCAGTTCTGTTCAAGAGTTCTTTGAACATTGTGGTTTTAGGTGCCCTGAGCGCAAAGGCGTTGCTGACTTCCTCCAAGAA cTGCTTTCTGAAAAGGACCAAGCACAATATTGGTATCGTAAAGACCAACCTCATAGTTTTGTTTCTGTGGACAACTTTATAGTTGCATTCAAGAAGTTTCACGCAGCCCAGAAGCTAAATGAAGAACTGTGCACACCTTTCAACAGACGTGAGAGTCATAAAAGTGCCTTGTCATTCAACATGTATTCAATGGGTAAATGGGAATTACTCAAAACATGCATGGCAAGAGAATGGCTTCTCATGAAGAGAAACTCATTTGTTCATATCTTTAAATCGTCACAG CTTGTAGTTATTGCACTCATGACGATGACCATCTTTATTCGCACTCGGGTGAAGCTTGACCTTGTCCATGCAAGCTATTACCTGGGTTCCCTGTTTTATGCTCTCATAAGGCTTATGACGACCGGAATTACTGAGTTGGCATTAACTGTTTCCAGACTTTCTGTGTTCTATAAGCAAAGAGATTTCTACTTCTACCCAGCATGGGCATATTCCATTCCGGCTGCTATTCTAAAGATTCCATTTTCATTGATGGATGCTTTTCTGTGGACAGCTCTTACATACTATGTGATTGGTTACAGTCCTGAACCAGAAAG GTTCTTCCGCCTGCTCTTCCTCCTTTTCCTTGTTCATCAAATGGCAATTTCACTATTCCGTTTAATTGCTTCAGTTGTCAGAGATCCACCTTTTGCAGCAAATTTTAGTCTTTTTACATTATTGGTGATATTTTTATTCAGTGGCTTCATAATTCCACGGC CTTTACTACCTGCTTGGGTCAAATGGGGCTTTTGGCTTTCACCACTTGCATATTCTGAAATAGGTGTTGCAGTGAATGAATTTCTAGCACCAAGGTGGCAACAG GTTTCATCTTCAAATGCCACCTTAGGACAGCAAGTTCTAGAAAAACATGGGTTAAACTTCAGTGACTACTACTATTGGATATCAGTAGGAGCATTGATAGGGTTCTGGATGATTTTTAACATTGGTTTCACCTTTGCTTTGAGCCTTTTAAAGC CTCCAGGGAGTTCTCGGGCTATTATTTCTCATGAAAGATTTTTTTACCTAAAGGCAAAAGAGGATTTGAGTGACACAGCTCTGCAAAAAGAATTGCCCAGTGTTGACTCTCTAACAGAAAGAAAAGTTAAAG GAATGGTTTTACCTTTTAAGCCCATAACGATATCATTCAAGGATGTGCAATACTTTGTTGATACTCCGAAG AAACTGAGAGAGCAGGGGTATCCACAAAGACTACAGCTACTTCAAGATATTACCGGTGCATTTAGACCTGGAGTTCTCACAGCTTTGATGGGTGTTAGTGGAGCAGGGAAAACAACACTAATGGATGTACTATCAAGAAGAAAAACAGGTGGTTATATTGAAGGAGACATAAGAATTGGAGGGTACCCCAAAGTCCAAGAAACATATGCTAGAATATCAGCTTACTGTGAGCAAACTGACATCCATACTCCAATGATTACAGTAGAGGAATCAGTGATGTACTCAGCTAGGTTGCGTCTACCAACTGAGATTAATAAGCATACAAGATTG GAATTTGTAGCAGAGGTTCTTCAAATGATTGAGTTGGATGAAATCAAAGATGCTTTAGTTGGCATCCCGCATGTAAGTGGAATATCACCAGAGCAGCGTAAACGGTTAACCATTGCAGTGGAACTTGTTTCTAATCCATCCATAATATTTATGGATGAGCCAACTTCGGGTTTAGATGCCAGAGCAGCTGCAATTGTCATGCGAGTTGTGAAGAATATTGTTAACACAAAGAGGACAATTGTATGCACCATCCATCAGCCAAGTATCGACATATTTGAATCATTTGATGAG CTTATTTTGATGAAAAGAGGGGGACAAATGATATATTCTGGAGAACTGGGTCAGCATTCAAGTAGGCTTATCGAATACTTTGAG GGAATACCTGGAGTaccaaaaattaaagaaaatcatAACCCAGCGACATGGATGTTAGAAGTCACCAGTCCTCCTGTGGAAGCTCAACTTGGAATAGACTTTGCCTGTATCTACAAAGAATCCCATCTCTACAA GAGAAACAAAGAAATTGTTAAAAgccaaagccttccagcacaGGGTTCAGAGAAACTACAATTTTCTACACCCTTTCCACAAAATGGATGGGAGCAACTTAAAGCATGCCTTTGGAAACAGCACTTGTCCTATTGGAGAAGTCCCAAATACAACTTAGTACGGTTggcatttattattttatcatctttgtTGTATGGAGTCTTACTTCGGCAGAAAGGACAACACCT ACATGATGAGCAGGATTTTTTCAACATAATCGGATTGATGTATGTTTTCATGATATTCACTGGAATTAGCAGTTGTTCATCTGTTCTTCCATTCGTGTCTACTCAGAGGACAATAATCTACCGTGAAAGATTTTCCAGAATGTACTCTTCATGGGCATATTCGTTGGCACAG GTGATTATTGAGATTCCTTATATCTTTCTTGAAGCAGTATTATTCCTGACAATCACTTATCCAGCTGTAAACTTCTATGGATCCGCTTACAAAGTATTTTGGTACTTCTACACCGTATTTTGTACGCTGCTCTATTACAAATATTTAGGCATGATGTTGGTTTCTTTGACTCCAACTTTCCAAGTAGCTACAATCTTTGCAAGCCTCTGTTACACGTTGTTCAGCTTGTTCTCAGGGTATCTCATACCAGGACCG CAATTTCCTAAATGGTGGGTTTGGGGCTACTGGATTTCCCCAACTTCGTGGTCCCTGAAAGGTCTCCTCACTTCACAATATGGAGACATAGAGGAAGAAATCATGGCATTTGGAGAGCAAAAAGCACTCAACACCTTCTTGGACAGTCAGTATGGGTATAAACATCGAGATCTACCCATAATAGCCGTTGTACTACTTGCTTTTCCGCTTGTCTTTGCATCTGTTTTTACATATGGTATAGCTAAACTAAACTATCAAAGGAGATAA
- the LOC107923889 gene encoding pleiotropic drug resistance protein 3 isoform X3, giving the protein MGHHEVGNHDMEELGETERNLRSPFRHLSSSFRSTTSDLAMSSSLRENNDDEIELQWAAIQRLPTFKRVRTSLFDFELSNDTTKEEEDIKIEGKRKVIDVTKLGALERSVFIEKLITKIEYDNLRLLEKLKERIGRVGLEFPTIEVRFQNLSVEADCEVVQGKPIPTLWNTITTVFSALTKVSRCKSQSYKIKILKDISGIIKPSRMTLLLGPPGCGKTTLLQALSGKLNPSLKVTGEISYNGYKFTEFVPQNTSAYISQYDLHISEMTVRETLDFSARCQGIGDRADMLKEISRREKQSGIVPEPDIDTFMKAISVEGLKGTLQTDYILKILGLDICADTIVGDAMNRGISGGQKRRLTTGEMIIGPNKALFMDEISTGLDSSTTFQIVTCLQQLTHITEATLLVSLLQPAPETFDLFDDIILMAEGKIVYQGPRSSVQEFFEHCGFRCPERKGVADFLQELLSEKDQAQYWYRKDQPHSFVSVDNFIVAFKKFHAAQKLNEELCTPFNRRESHKSALSFNMYSMGKWELLKTCMAREWLLMKRNSFVHIFKSSQLVVIALMTMTIFIRTRVKLDLVHASYYLGSLFYALIRLMTTGITELALTVSRLSVFYKQRDFYFYPAWAYSIPAAILKIPFSLMDAFLWTALTYYVIGYSPEPERFFRLLFLLFLVHQMAISLFRLIASVVRDPPFAANFSLFTLLVIFLFSGFIIPRPLLPAWVKWGFWLSPLAYSEIGVAVNEFLAPRWQQVSSSNATLGQQVLEKHGLNFSDYYYWISVGALIGFWMIFNIGFTFALSLLKPPGSSRAIISHERFFYLKAKEDLSDTALQKELPSVDSLTERKVKGMVLPFKPITISFKDVQYFVDTPKKLREQGYPQRLQLLQDITGAFRPGVLTALMGVSGAGKTTLMDVLSRRKTGGYIEGDIRIGGYPKVQETYARISAYCEQTDIHTPMITVEESVMYSARLRLPTEINKHTRLEFVAEVLQMIELDEIKDALVGIPHVSGISPEQRKRLTIAVELVSNPSIIFMDEPTSGLDARAAAIVMRVVKNIVNTKRTIVCTIHQPSIDIFESFDELILMKRGGQMIYSGELGQHSSRLIEYFEGIPGVPKIKENHNPATWMLEVTSPPVEAQLGIDFACIYKESHLYKRNKEIVKSQSLPAQGSEKLQFSTPFPQNGWEQLKACLWKQHLSYWRSPKYNLVRLAFIILSSLLYGVLLRQKGQHLHDEQDFFNIIGLMYVFMIFTGISSCSSVLPFVSTQRTIIYRERFSRMYSSWAYSLAQVIIEIPYIFLEAVLFLTITYPAVNFYGSAYKVFWYFYTVFCTLLYYKYLGMMLVSLTPTFQVATIFASLCYTLFSLFSGYLIPGPQFPKWWVWGYWISPTSWSLKGLLTSQYGDIEEEIMAFGEQKALNTFLDSQYGYKHRDLPIIAVVLLAFPLVFASVFTYGIAKLNYQRR; this is encoded by the exons atgggccATCATGAAGTAGGGAACCATGACATGGAAGAGCTGGGTGAGACAGAGAGAAACCTGAGGTCACCTTTTCGCCACTTATCGTCAAGCTTCAGAAGCACTACCTCGGACCTCGCGATGTCGTCGTCGTTGAGAGAAAATAATGATGACGAGATCGAGTTGCAGTGGGCTGCGATTCAGAGACTGCCCACTTTTAAGCGCGTAAGAACCTCATTGTTCGATTTCGAGCTTTCAAATGATACTACCAAAGAAGAAGAGGATATCAAAATTGAAGGGAAGAGAAAGGTGATCGATGTTACCAAGCTGGGAGCATTGGAGCGCAGCGTTTTTATCGAGAAACTCATCACCAAAATTGAGTACGATAATCTTCGCCTCTTGGAGAAACTGAAAGAAAGAATAGGCAG AGTGGGGTTGGAATTTCCGACTATTGAGGTGAGATTCCAGAATTTGTCAGTGGAAGCAGATTGTGAAGTAGTTCAAGGGAAGCCCATTCCTACACTTTGGAACACCATCACCACTGTATTCTCT GCTTTGACAAAAGTTAGCAGATGCAAGTCTCAATCATACAAGATAAAAATTCTCAAAGATATCAGCGGCATCATCAAGCCCTCAAG GATGACTCTATTGCTTGGCCCTCCAGGCTGCGGAAAGACCACCTTGTTACAAGCACTTTCAGGGAAGCTTAATCCATCTCTCAAG GTCACAGGGGAAATATCCTACAATGGTTACAAGTTCACAGAGTTTGTGCCTCAGAATACATCAGCTTACATAAGTCAATATGACCTACACATTTCTGAAATGACTGTAAGAGAAACACTTGACTTCTCAGCTCGTTGCCAGGGCATTGGAGACAGAGCAG atatgttaaaagaaatcaGTAGAAGGGAGAAGCAATCTGGCATTGTTCCGGAACCAGATATAGACACATTCATGAAG GCAATTTCTGTTGAAGGATTAAAAGGAACTCTCCAGACAGACTATATATTGAAG ATTCTTGGACTGGACATTTGTGCCGATACTATAGTGGGAGATGCAATGAACAGAGGTATCTCAGGAGGTCAAAAGAGAAGGCTGACAACAG GGGAAATGATAATCGGTCCAAATAAAGCACTCTTTATGGATGAAATATCAACTGGCTTGGACAGCTCCACTACCTTCCAAATAGTTACCTGTTTACAGCAACTAACCCACATTACAGAGGCAACACTTCTAGTATCACTTCTTCAACCGGCACCAGAGACCTTTGATCTCTTTGATGACATTATTCTGATGGCAGAAGGAAAGATTGTATACCAAGGACCACGCAGTTCTGTTCAAGAGTTCTTTGAACATTGTGGTTTTAGGTGCCCTGAGCGCAAAGGCGTTGCTGACTTCCTCCAAGAA cTGCTTTCTGAAAAGGACCAAGCACAATATTGGTATCGTAAAGACCAACCTCATAGTTTTGTTTCTGTGGACAACTTTATAGTTGCATTCAAGAAGTTTCACGCAGCCCAGAAGCTAAATGAAGAACTGTGCACACCTTTCAACAGACGTGAGAGTCATAAAAGTGCCTTGTCATTCAACATGTATTCAATGGGTAAATGGGAATTACTCAAAACATGCATGGCAAGAGAATGGCTTCTCATGAAGAGAAACTCATTTGTTCATATCTTTAAATCGTCACAG CTTGTAGTTATTGCACTCATGACGATGACCATCTTTATTCGCACTCGGGTGAAGCTTGACCTTGTCCATGCAAGCTATTACCTGGGTTCCCTGTTTTATGCTCTCATAAGGCTTATGACGACCGGAATTACTGAGTTGGCATTAACTGTTTCCAGACTTTCTGTGTTCTATAAGCAAAGAGATTTCTACTTCTACCCAGCATGGGCATATTCCATTCCGGCTGCTATTCTAAAGATTCCATTTTCATTGATGGATGCTTTTCTGTGGACAGCTCTTACATACTATGTGATTGGTTACAGTCCTGAACCAGAAAG GTTCTTCCGCCTGCTCTTCCTCCTTTTCCTTGTTCATCAAATGGCAATTTCACTATTCCGTTTAATTGCTTCAGTTGTCAGAGATCCACCTTTTGCAGCAAATTTTAGTCTTTTTACATTATTGGTGATATTTTTATTCAGTGGCTTCATAATTCCACGGC CTTTACTACCTGCTTGGGTCAAATGGGGCTTTTGGCTTTCACCACTTGCATATTCTGAAATAGGTGTTGCAGTGAATGAATTTCTAGCACCAAGGTGGCAACAG GTTTCATCTTCAAATGCCACCTTAGGACAGCAAGTTCTAGAAAAACATGGGTTAAACTTCAGTGACTACTACTATTGGATATCAGTAGGAGCATTGATAGGGTTCTGGATGATTTTTAACATTGGTTTCACCTTTGCTTTGAGCCTTTTAAAGC CTCCAGGGAGTTCTCGGGCTATTATTTCTCATGAAAGATTTTTTTACCTAAAGGCAAAAGAGGATTTGAGTGACACAGCTCTGCAAAAAGAATTGCCCAGTGTTGACTCTCTAACAGAAAGAAAAGTTAAAG GAATGGTTTTACCTTTTAAGCCCATAACGATATCATTCAAGGATGTGCAATACTTTGTTGATACTCCGAAG AAACTGAGAGAGCAGGGGTATCCACAAAGACTACAGCTACTTCAAGATATTACCGGTGCATTTAGACCTGGAGTTCTCACAGCTTTGATGGGTGTTAGTGGAGCAGGGAAAACAACACTAATGGATGTACTATCAAGAAGAAAAACAGGTGGTTATATTGAAGGAGACATAAGAATTGGAGGGTACCCCAAAGTCCAAGAAACATATGCTAGAATATCAGCTTACTGTGAGCAAACTGACATCCATACTCCAATGATTACAGTAGAGGAATCAGTGATGTACTCAGCTAGGTTGCGTCTACCAACTGAGATTAATAAGCATACAAGATTG GAATTTGTAGCAGAGGTTCTTCAAATGATTGAGTTGGATGAAATCAAAGATGCTTTAGTTGGCATCCCGCATGTAAGTGGAATATCACCAGAGCAGCGTAAACGGTTAACCATTGCAGTGGAACTTGTTTCTAATCCATCCATAATATTTATGGATGAGCCAACTTCGGGTTTAGATGCCAGAGCAGCTGCAATTGTCATGCGAGTTGTGAAGAATATTGTTAACACAAAGAGGACAATTGTATGCACCATCCATCAGCCAAGTATCGACATATTTGAATCATTTGATGAG CTTATTTTGATGAAAAGAGGGGGACAAATGATATATTCTGGAGAACTGGGTCAGCATTCAAGTAGGCTTATCGAATACTTTGAG GGAATACCTGGAGTaccaaaaattaaagaaaatcatAACCCAGCGACATGGATGTTAGAAGTCACCAGTCCTCCTGTGGAAGCTCAACTTGGAATAGACTTTGCCTGTATCTACAAAGAATCCCATCTCTACAA GAGAAACAAAGAAATTGTTAAAAgccaaagccttccagcacaGGGTTCAGAGAAACTACAATTTTCTACACCCTTTCCACAAAATGGATGGGAGCAACTTAAAGCATGCCTTTGGAAACAGCACTTGTCCTATTGGAGAAGTCCCAAATACAACTTAGTACGGTTggcatttattattttatcatctttgtTGTATGGAGTCTTACTTCGGCAGAAAGGACAACACCT ACATGATGAGCAGGATTTTTTCAACATAATCGGATTGATGTATGTTTTCATGATATTCACTGGAATTAGCAGTTGTTCATCTGTTCTTCCATTCGTGTCTACTCAGAGGACAATAATCTACCGTGAAAGATTTTCCAGAATGTACTCTTCATGGGCATATTCGTTGGCACAG GTGATTATTGAGATTCCTTATATCTTTCTTGAAGCAGTATTATTCCTGACAATCACTTATCCAGCTGTAAACTTCTATGGATCCGCTTACAAAGTATTTTGGTACTTCTACACCGTATTTTGTACGCTGCTCTATTACAAATATTTAGGCATGATGTTGGTTTCTTTGACTCCAACTTTCCAAGTAGCTACAATCTTTGCAAGCCTCTGTTACACGTTGTTCAGCTTGTTCTCAGGGTATCTCATACCAGGACCG CAATTTCCTAAATGGTGGGTTTGGGGCTACTGGATTTCCCCAACTTCGTGGTCCCTGAAAGGTCTCCTCACTTCACAATATGGAGACATAGAGGAAGAAATCATGGCATTTGGAGAGCAAAAAGCACTCAACACCTTCTTGGACAGTCAGTATGGGTATAAACATCGAGATCTACCCATAATAGCCGTTGTACTACTTGCTTTTCCGCTTGTCTTTGCATCTGTTTTTACATATGGTATAGCTAAACTAAACTATCAAAGGAGATAA